Part of the Lonchura striata isolate bLonStr1 chromosome 22, bLonStr1.mat, whole genome shotgun sequence genome is shown below.
CCTCCCCAGGCAGGGTACAGCATCCCCAAGAATGGCAGAGGCAGCACAAAGTCTGGCCAGGTTGTCTCTGGTGCTTCCCTGCCTGACCTCACCAGCAGGACCTTTTCAGCAGGATGTCATGCACTGCCCAGGCCATGCAGCTGAACCCACCCTGGCAGGCTTGTGGCACCCTGTGGCATGGGCAGAGGACAGGGAGCGAGACTTACAGACGTTTATTGAGGGTGATGCTGcttgctgtgctccaggggagctgccagggcagcagctgctgccaggagaggAAAAACCCCGGGGACAGGACACTGCCTCCACACCTgcctgctcagccccagcctggctggcacATGGAGCCTCGTCCAGGGCAGGAATCCAGCCAGGACTGAGAGCTGTGATGGGAACCACACCCAGCACTTCCctgtgatccaggacaattccTCGCCACCCCCTCAGCTGGGTGGGACATGGGGCAgcactgtccctgctccctctgcatACCCAGCCTCATGGGAGTCCCTCTTCAGAAGGGCAAGAGCCCCCAGCACTGTGATTAGTCTTTCCAGAAGCAAATGGAGAAGGAAAACCTGTCCTTAGCAAGCCCAAAGTCTCATTTCTCTCCTTTCATActagaatgaaaaaaatcccacaaactgTAGGtaaacttttaaataaaattcccAGAAGGAACAACTACTGGGCTGAGCCAGAGCTGAGGGGAAGGAGTGCCCAGAGtgggcagggcagccccagctggggaGCAGGTCCCTCAGCAGGGGCTCTGGTCCCTCGCTTGATGagccttggatgaatcctgctTCTCTTTGGTCAGTGAATTGTAAACTACAGGTTTAGTCTCTGCAGGAGGGAACGTGggagcagctcagtgctgggCACCTTGGAGATGtctgcctggagctgcaggaaaagtcTTTTCCTGGCTATGATGCTGCAGCGTGGGCACCTCTTCATCTCCTCAGCCAGGCCTTCAGTCTGATTTCTTGGCATGTTTCCTGCTCTTCCACATGACAAACATTATAAAAACACCTGCCAAGAGAGAGAGAACCAATTGAGGTAGGAAACTTAATTCCAGGCCCTTCTACAACACCTGGCAATGAGAAACGGAATCtcagcagagagagaaagacAATTCTGCTGTCCAGAGGCTCAAACAGCCAAAAATCACAAGCAGCCCCAAGTCCCTGTGCCAGGCGAAGCTGCAACAGTAACCACAGAGAGTGTAAGTGTCACACGTTAGCTAAACCAGTAGCAACCCTCTTCTCTCTTCCTAATTTAGAAGTTTCTAATTAGAACCACAGCAATAACTCTCACCTATAaatagcagcagcaggagcccggCTGCCACAGGGATGATAACTGCATATTCCCGAGGCAGGAAATACTGGTGGATCCCATGGTCACTGTCGATgaagggctgcagggacacagaggggtGTCAACAGGTGGGCACAACACCTCGAGTGCAGCCTCGAGGTTTTGGGAGAAACATGGAAATACCTGCTGTGAGATGGCTAAAAaagggtgcccagagctgcaggtggctcagCCACAGAGACAAAATGAAGGTTTTGGTGTTCAGTGGATAATGGGGGGGGGGCtatggggctggcacagggtcCCACAGCCCCGGGGGCTCGgggtgggcagagctgctggtgcacaaTACAGCAaatccctctgtccctgcagaaaggagcAGCTGCCACCGGCTCTGCTCCGTGGTTATCCCAGCAGGATCGCCCTGCAGAGGCCAGTGGAAGGCTCTGGACGCTAGGGAGCACTGTGAGGATTCCCAACAGCAGCCaatgctcctgcagctctgggaatgcCGGGAGCACAGATATGGACGGGGCAGCAGAGCGAGCAGATACAAAAGGGGAATTCAAATCGCTTGGAGTTGGAGGGGAAGCTGCTGGGAGTTCAGACTGAACCTGGCCTCTCACACCTGGAAAGCTCATGGGGAGAAGGTTCTTTCCAGGGAGAAAATCACTAATGACCTCAGCTGATGTGTCTCCAGAACTGGGCAGCCTCACAATCACTTTCCCAGAGCCCTGCATTCCCTAAACTCTTCTCTTCCCTTACACATTTGGTAAGATTTGTCTCTTTCTATGTTTTCCTCTGTCATCTCCCACCAGAACCAGGAATCTGGGGGATGCAAATGTGAACATTGATGACTACACCTCCATCAGGGCCAGGCTTCAGCTCTTCCCAATGGCTCATCCAGCCCTGGCTCATCAGCCCATCTTGGAACAGCAGGTGGGCACCACGATCAATGTTTGGTGCTGCCCAGGCAAGGCCAGGAACACCCAGATGGGATAAGGACAGTGCCAGCGCACAGAGGAAGACCTGCCCTGAAATTTTTAACCCAAAGGCAAGAGCCCTTCGGGCACACAGACACATCATCACCTGAACAAAGGCCGGGGAAACACTTGAGTATGGCGTGACTGGGATTACATTGGCCAGAGGAAGCCGTACCAGTACGATGATCCAGAGGGTGTAGTAAACGAAGAGGACGAGGCTGAAGGCGACCAAGCCGAACCCAACCAGCTGGTCCGTCGCTGTGGCCTGCAAAGGGAGAGGCAGCGCGGGATCCCCGGCAGCGCCTGTGCCGGAGCGCCTCAGGGCACCTGCGGCTGCTGCCGCGACCGGGCAAAGGGGCAGGGCACCGCGGGGAGGAGACCGCGGCGGATGCGCCAGCGCGGgcggccgtgccgtgccgtgccgggccgggccgggccgcgggagCTCCCCCGGCCAGGTAACACCGCACCCCAAGGGCCGCTCCCGGGAGGCGGCCGGGCCGCTCTCTCCGCAGAGGCGGGAGCCTCGCGAGGGCTCCGGGCCGCGGTTCAGCCCAAGCCCCCGGTGCCGAGCAGGGACCGACGGACCCAGCCtgcccccctccctccctcccgcgcCGCTCCGGGCCGGGCCCGCACTCACCatggcgccgccgccgccgcccgccggccccgcctTTCCGGCGCGGCCACCAATCAGCGAGCGGCCCGCCAACCCCGCCCCGGGAGCGGCCAATCGGCAGCGGCGGTGGGCGGGGCGCGCGcgaggccccgcccccagccccgtCACCTCCCGGAGCCGCGAAACGCTCGGAGAGAGCGGCGGGAACGGGGCGGGAACGGAGCGGGAACGGAGCAGAGAGAGCGGCGGGAACGGGGCGGGAACGGAGCGGGAACGGAGCAGAGAGAGCGGCGGGAACGGGCCGGGCCGGGTTCGGgcgcgggcccggcccgctcAGCGCGGAGAGCAGCGCCGCTGCCGTCCGTATCTCTCCCGCAGGGCTGCGGTCCTTGCCCCGCTCGGCGCTCCTGTGCTCCAGTGCCGCTGCCTTTCCGTGCGAGCGCCGTTCTCTGGTTGCATCGCGCACCTGTGCCCGGCCCCTGTGGTGGGGATGGATCCCGACACCGGCTCTAGTCCCCGGGACACTGACGTCCCACGCCCCAGCCGTGCCTCCAAACGCACCCGGGGGCAGCGGGAGGAAAGGAACAAGCTGAACCAAACAGCCAAGGGACAGGCACAAAcgacagaatcatagaattggcTGCCTCCCCTTCCTGAaacaagggaaaagggaagacCATGCTTGGGACTCAGAGGTGCACTGACCTTTGTGTGGCCAAAGCTCTGGGAAGGTGGAAAAGGCAAAGGCTGCTTCCTCTCAGGGCTCCTGTTCCCCTCGAGCCCTGTCAGCCATCAGCATTGGGTGTCTGGGCACTGATTGTGCCTCCCTCTCCATTAAGGAGGTGGTGAGCCTGTGCTGGCCGAGGGGCTACTCAGGCATGAGATATTTATTCCttggagccctgctgggctgtgggtCCAATCCCCCAGGCAAGCCTGGTGAGGTAGGCCCAGTAGGAGAGGCAGTTTAggcagagcccaggctgggacagaACACAGGACACTGCTGCCAACTCAGGCAGGtgtccccttttccctggattGCTGCTTCCATGGGACTGgtgctgtgctgccagctgccctccatctccagggaagggctggcagggatctctgctccctgctgccagagcaAGCCGAGAAAGCAAAGCCAAACTGTTCTAGGTCCGAGCAAGCCCTTCTCACCCCACagcatttaaaacaagaaacagaGCAAGAAGAATCAGTGTGAAGTACcaaaaaacctttatttttcccccaaaccatAACAACATTTGACATTATACTGATTTCCTCATATATGTTATTTCTCTACATTAGGAACCagatacagaaaatacaaacaCGATCTGTTGAATCAAAGACGGCACAGCATTCCgttagaaaaagaaacaaaaaaactagAGGAGCAAGATAGAAATGGTGAAAAATAGTCATTCCCTCCAGCCCAAACTTTCCAAGAATCATCATCAAAATAGAGCAGTGGAAGTAGCTTCTCTTTCTAAACGCACTTCTGCTTTAAGACAAAAGTTAGATTTATCTTTAGattttgaaagtaaaaaaaagttaaactaTCTTTCAAGCAATTTTGGAAGTTTGCATAGACCCATTCCCTTTCCAAAAATATCAGCCATCTCTCTATAGAATCTGATACAAATCGAGTGCGCCTCAGCCAAAGGTCACCAAGCTCAATTCactttcaagaaaataaaacatgatctccccttcccctccctccccccacaAAAATATGGGCTCTACTGTTATTCCACGTGTTTGAGGCAAGTTACCAGGCTCAGCCACATCCCTTGCTCAGAGCTTCACCCcaattccttttcctttcccattcaTTTCCTGGGGTTTCCACGCTCGCTGCCTCCCGGCGGGGCAGCGGGATGGGAGGGCGCAGGGAGGGGGCTGATGGACACAGCTCTCAGGAGGGAATTTTGCTTCCATCAATCCCTCCCCGCAGCGAGGAAGTGGCTTTTCAAGGACAAACACCTGCGACCAGGCAGAGTTTGTAGGAACTTGTCCCTGGGGACCGGCCTTGTCCAAAGGGCTCGGTCACCAGAGCAAGAACTCGGCTAGAGACCAGgtggggcagcagggaggggcaggggggtgGAGGGGGTCTGCAGCCCCCGGGTAAGGCAGcgaggaggggagggggagccccTCACCAGGAGGGGTTTAACTGTGGTGCTCTAGCGTACCTGGAGTGAGGTTTTCCCAGAGGttcccagcagcagtgcagagacCAGCTGCACTGCCACCTGcttaaaaagaaacagcaacgacaaaataaataaaaagtcaaCCCCTCCTATTTAGATGAGAATGAAATACTATTTCTTCGGGCCTCCACCTGGTTTGGAACCCTCTAAAAACTGAAGCAAACGTTTAAAAGGGCTTGTTAACCTTTCTGCAGGGGGCAAAGTGATGTGGCAACAAGGGGGGGAGAAATCACACGCCTGCTGCCCATCACTCCAAGGGTCAGAACAGCACGAGGCCCCCATTTAAAGTGCTGACCATACAAAAGATGATGATGAGGGAGCAAcatccttctcctcccttttcccatcACAATTT
Proteins encoded:
- the DPM2 gene encoding dolichol phosphate-mannose biosynthesis regulatory protein; its protein translation is MATATDQLVGFGLVAFSLVLFVYYTLWIIVLPFIDSDHGIHQYFLPREYAVIIPVAAGLLLLLFIGVFIMFVMWKSRKHAKKSD